One window from the genome of Gimesia aquarii encodes:
- a CDS encoding PSD1 and planctomycete cytochrome C domain-containing protein, producing MHRVIIRSFWIGLTVFFLLPVQVYSEAKDISFNRDIRPILSRNCFHCHGPDATHREADLRLDIESGINAKSGTAFIIESGQPEKSLLFERISSNDPDLVMPPADSGKSLKPAEIQLLKRWIEEGAPWSKHWAYVNPQPIATPKVKNQKWPVNRIDHFILSRLEKQNLKPAVEADKITLIRRLSFDLTGLPPTPQEVKEFVNDRSAKAYEKLVDRLLASPHYGERMAIYWLDLVRFADTVGYHGDQDHHISPYRDYVINAFNDNMPFDQFTREQLAGDLLPNPTLQQKIATGYNRVLQTSHEGGVQPKEYLAIYAADRIRNFSGVWMGATMGCCQCHDHKYDPYTIKDFYSQVAFFADIDEAQHFTKATNALPTAREPELFLYSEEEQKQISELESKIKTLKKTLKSTKQAKEQTQLKQRLDALQKMRTAIDKKALKTMITVSIKPRDIRILPRGNWLDDSGPVVQPAIPEFLGALGNGEKRLTRLDLANWLSDKNGYGLLMARVFANRFWYLFFGNGIAPVLDDFGGQGGPPHYPELLDQLALKFFNDNWNVKQMVKFIVMSKAYRQSSLESPEQRKLDPYNQLVNRQARFRLPAEMVRDNALAVSGLLITKIGGPSVKPYQPAGYYRHLNFPKRKYVSHSDERQWRRGLYVHWQRQFLHPMLKAFDAPSREECTAQRPRSNTPIAAITLLNDPTFIEAARKFAEEVLQNGGTSDTEKVKYAFSKATSRSPEEIESKALLALLNLNRKTYLSKPEDAVSLTQSGLAKTKQGLDNIELASWTEVTRALLNLNEVVTRN from the coding sequence ATGCATCGGGTAATCATAAGGTCTTTCTGGATCGGACTGACTGTATTTTTTTTGCTTCCCGTTCAAGTTTACTCTGAAGCGAAAGACATCAGCTTCAACCGTGACATTCGGCCCATACTTTCACGAAACTGCTTTCATTGTCATGGACCTGATGCTACGCATCGAGAAGCAGACTTACGTCTGGATATTGAAAGTGGCATCAATGCGAAATCGGGAACTGCTTTTATCATTGAGTCAGGCCAACCCGAGAAAAGTTTGCTCTTCGAACGCATCTCAAGTAATGATCCTGATCTTGTTATGCCTCCCGCTGATTCAGGAAAGTCGTTGAAGCCAGCCGAAATTCAATTGCTCAAACGATGGATCGAAGAAGGAGCTCCCTGGTCGAAGCACTGGGCCTATGTTAATCCACAACCCATTGCGACTCCAAAAGTAAAAAATCAGAAATGGCCCGTGAATAGGATCGACCATTTTATTCTGTCTCGATTAGAAAAACAGAACCTGAAACCAGCGGTTGAAGCAGATAAGATTACTCTGATCCGCCGTCTCAGCTTCGATCTGACTGGGCTGCCTCCCACTCCACAAGAAGTCAAAGAGTTTGTAAATGACCGTAGTGCTAAGGCCTATGAAAAACTTGTCGATCGACTACTGGCATCACCACATTACGGCGAGCGGATGGCCATATATTGGTTAGACCTGGTTCGCTTTGCAGACACAGTGGGATATCACGGCGATCAAGACCATCACATTTCGCCTTACCGTGATTATGTCATCAACGCGTTTAATGACAATATGCCCTTCGATCAATTTACGCGAGAGCAATTAGCGGGGGACTTATTGCCGAATCCGACACTGCAGCAAAAAATTGCTACCGGATATAATCGCGTGCTACAAACCTCACATGAAGGGGGTGTACAACCCAAGGAATACCTGGCTATCTATGCAGCCGACCGCATCCGAAATTTTTCAGGCGTCTGGATGGGAGCAACCATGGGGTGTTGCCAATGCCACGATCATAAGTACGATCCTTACACCATCAAAGATTTTTACTCACAAGTCGCTTTTTTTGCTGACATTGATGAAGCACAACATTTCACAAAAGCGACAAATGCTCTTCCAACAGCAAGAGAACCAGAACTTTTCCTCTATTCTGAGGAAGAACAAAAACAAATTTCTGAACTCGAATCGAAAATAAAAACGCTGAAAAAAACTTTGAAATCAACAAAGCAGGCAAAAGAACAGACGCAGCTCAAGCAAAGATTAGACGCATTACAAAAAATGCGAACGGCAATTGATAAAAAAGCATTGAAAACCATGATTACAGTTTCGATTAAGCCAAGGGACATTCGAATTCTCCCGCGAGGTAATTGGCTGGACGATTCGGGCCCTGTTGTTCAGCCAGCCATTCCCGAGTTTCTAGGTGCCTTGGGTAATGGAGAGAAACGTCTGACTCGCCTGGATCTCGCCAACTGGTTATCAGACAAGAATGGTTATGGATTATTGATGGCACGTGTGTTTGCGAATCGCTTTTGGTATCTCTTCTTTGGGAATGGTATTGCACCCGTTCTCGATGATTTTGGGGGGCAGGGAGGACCACCGCATTATCCGGAACTCCTTGATCAATTGGCACTGAAATTTTTCAATGACAACTGGAACGTCAAACAAATGGTCAAGTTTATTGTGATGAGTAAAGCGTATCGCCAATCTTCACTTGAGTCACCAGAGCAACGAAAGCTTGACCCATACAATCAACTGGTTAATCGTCAGGCACGTTTCCGGTTGCCTGCAGAAATGGTGCGAGATAATGCTTTAGCTGTCAGCGGCCTGTTGATTACCAAAATTGGTGGCCCAAGTGTGAAACCGTACCAGCCTGCCGGCTATTATCGTCACTTGAATTTTCCGAAACGAAAGTATGTATCACATTCTGATGAACGACAATGGCGTCGTGGCTTATATGTGCACTGGCAACGACAGTTCCTCCACCCTATGTTAAAGGCCTTTGATGCCCCAAGCCGTGAAGAATGTACGGCTCAGCGTCCCCGATCGAATACCCCTATTGCAGCAATCACGCTTCTGAACGACCCGACTTTCATCGAAGCCGCACGAAAATTCGCAGAAGAGGTTCTACAAAACGGAGGAACATCCGACACAGAAAAAGTCAAATATGCGTTCTCGAAAGCGACATCTCGTTCCCCGGAAGAAATAGAATCTAAAGCTCTTTTG
- a CDS encoding threonine ammonia-lyase, whose protein sequence is MMQPPTFQDIQEAVPRVRQVLSPTPLYEWPGLSQLTETQLYLKHENHQPVGAFKIRGGINLVSTLSDTEREAGIMGCSTGNHGQSLAYAARIFGIKCTIVVPKNNNPDKVRAIKLLGADIIEHGEDFDEAKQYLEHVLVDGKRRYVHSANEPKLIAGVGTQAIEIFEKLNAPDVIIVPVGMGSGVCGTGIVAKHLNPKTEVIGVGAENAPANQLSFIAGSLQTTETAQTWAEGVATRSSAELTQEIMKSVVDDFLLVSEDEMRIAAYHTLKETHNLVEGAGAAALAAILKNKERFQGKKVVAILSGGNLNLAELPEILRLGSLQ, encoded by the coding sequence ATGATGCAGCCACCAACTTTTCAGGATATTCAAGAAGCAGTTCCCCGCGTCCGCCAAGTGTTGTCCCCTACTCCACTTTATGAGTGGCCAGGCTTAAGTCAGTTAACCGAGACCCAACTTTATTTAAAACATGAAAACCATCAGCCTGTGGGTGCGTTTAAAATCAGAGGAGGGATTAATTTAGTAAGTACTCTTTCTGATACGGAGCGTGAAGCAGGAATCATGGGATGTTCGACTGGCAATCATGGTCAGTCGTTAGCATACGCGGCTCGTATCTTTGGAATTAAATGTACGATTGTGGTTCCGAAAAATAATAACCCGGATAAAGTCCGTGCGATCAAATTACTGGGAGCGGACATCATTGAACATGGCGAAGACTTTGATGAAGCAAAACAATATCTGGAACACGTATTAGTTGATGGAAAACGTCGTTACGTGCATTCAGCGAATGAGCCGAAGCTGATTGCAGGGGTAGGAACTCAGGCGATTGAGATTTTTGAAAAACTGAACGCGCCTGATGTCATTATAGTTCCTGTGGGTATGGGCAGTGGTGTTTGTGGTACTGGGATCGTAGCCAAACACTTGAACCCAAAAACGGAAGTCATTGGTGTAGGAGCTGAGAACGCACCTGCAAATCAATTATCCTTTATAGCCGGTTCATTACAAACAACTGAAACCGCTCAAACCTGGGCAGAAGGAGTCGCCACCCGATCTTCGGCTGAGTTGACTCAGGAAATCATGAAGTCGGTCGTAGATGACTTTCTGCTGGTGAGTGAAGACGAGATGCGAATCGCCGCCTATCATACACTCAAAGAGACACACAATCTGGTAGAAGGGGCGGGAGCAGCAGCTTTAGCCGCGATTCTCAAAAACAAAGAACGATTTCAAGGTAAGAAAGTCGTTGCAATACTAAGCGGCGGTAATCTAAATCTGGCTGAACTTCCCGAGATTTTACGTTTGGGATCTCTCCAATAA
- a CDS encoding SDR family oxidoreductase has product MRFKDRVVIVTGGSKGIGEGCSRVFCEEGGLVAILARGIGAGQDLARELNEKGPGKAIFVQCDVGEHQQILSAIEMVVEQFGRLDCIINNAGFHPPAMSLEETSIEEMEELMRVNFLSTFAGAKYALPYLRKTKGTIINMSSMTAVLGQHHSTAYCSTKGAQVSFTKSLAIELGEAGVRVNAILPSNIDTPLMRDWAATLPDSENALKRVADLQVFKRMGTIEEMGRLALFLATEDSSFLTGQAIEAEGGASLDY; this is encoded by the coding sequence ATGAGATTCAAAGATCGTGTTGTGATTGTCACTGGCGGCAGTAAAGGTATTGGTGAAGGCTGCTCACGCGTGTTTTGTGAAGAGGGTGGTCTGGTCGCGATTCTGGCCCGAGGTATCGGTGCGGGGCAAGATTTAGCGCGCGAATTGAATGAAAAAGGCCCTGGGAAGGCGATCTTCGTTCAATGCGATGTCGGCGAGCATCAACAAATTTTATCTGCCATCGAAATGGTTGTGGAACAATTTGGCCGACTGGATTGTATTATCAATAATGCAGGGTTCCATCCACCAGCGATGTCTCTTGAAGAAACCAGTATCGAGGAAATGGAAGAGTTGATGCGTGTCAACTTTCTCAGTACGTTTGCTGGGGCTAAGTATGCCTTGCCATATTTACGTAAAACAAAAGGGACTATCATCAATATGTCGTCGATGACGGCCGTGTTAGGACAACACCATTCAACCGCCTATTGTTCAACTAAAGGTGCTCAAGTCAGCTTTACCAAATCATTGGCGATTGAACTGGGCGAAGCTGGGGTAAGAGTGAATGCAATTCTCCCCAGTAATATCGATACTCCTCTAATGCGTGATTGGGCTGCGACACTTCCTGATTCAGAAAATGCGTTGAAGCGGGTTGCCGATCTTCAGGTTTTCAAAAGGATGGGAACGATCGAAGAAATGGGCCGCCTGGCTCTGTTCCTAGCGACAGAGGATTCGAGCTTTCTCACAGGCCAGGCAATCGAAGCCGAGGGAGGCGCCAGTCTCGATTATTGA
- a CDS encoding 3-keto-disaccharide hydrolase, producing MTGMRRVFRFLAVAVFLGMAYQTYGNLVEEYKNGLVWKEPAIVTTSPNKPPSDAIVLFDGKNLNQWKNGDQWIIKDGYAITTNTDIETKQSFGDCQLHIEWATPEKIEGKGQGRGNSGVFLMGKYEVQVLDSYQNKTYFDGQAGAIYKQWPPMVNACRKPGEWQTYDIIFTAPRFDVYGQLVKPAYITVIQNGVVVQNHSELQGGTFYHQPPFYTAHEEKLPIRLQFHKNKTKFRNIWIREISEVHPIGCVCPE from the coding sequence ATGACAGGTATGCGCAGAGTATTTCGTTTTTTGGCTGTTGCTGTTTTCCTTGGGATGGCGTATCAAACTTACGGAAATCTGGTGGAAGAATATAAGAACGGTTTAGTTTGGAAAGAGCCAGCTATTGTGACGACAAGTCCCAATAAGCCACCCTCTGACGCGATCGTCTTGTTCGATGGAAAAAACCTGAATCAGTGGAAAAACGGCGATCAATGGATCATCAAGGACGGTTATGCAATTACCACAAATACAGATATTGAAACCAAGCAATCATTTGGTGACTGTCAACTTCATATAGAATGGGCGACCCCAGAAAAAATCGAAGGAAAAGGTCAGGGGCGTGGCAATAGTGGTGTGTTCCTGATGGGTAAATATGAAGTTCAAGTCCTCGATTCCTATCAGAACAAAACCTACTTTGATGGTCAGGCGGGAGCCATTTATAAACAGTGGCCTCCGATGGTCAATGCCTGCCGCAAACCAGGGGAATGGCAAACATACGATATCATCTTTACCGCACCCCGGTTTGATGTATATGGACAACTGGTAAAGCCCGCATATATTACAGTCATTCAAAATGGCGTCGTTGTGCAAAATCATTCTGAACTGCAAGGTGGTACTTTTTACCATCAACCTCCTTTTTATACTGCTCATGAAGAGAAACTGCCCATCCGACTTCAGTTTCACAAAAATAAGACAAAATTTCGTAATATCTGGATACGTGAAATTTCCGAAGTTCACCCCATCGGTTGTGTTTGTCCCGAGTGA
- the xylB gene encoding xylulokinase, with the protein MAVFLGVDIGTSGTKTLAMQEDGTILSSATVEYPLYSPRPGWSEQNPEDWWQATIKSVRKVLKTGKIKPVDVKGIGLSGQMHGSVFLNKKHEVIRPALLWNDQRTAAECAEIEQRAGGRKKLINMVANPALTGFTAPKILWLRNHEKKNFDKTVQVLLPKDYVRFRLTGEFATEVSDASGTLLLNVKQRKWSRPLLRKLELDESLLPEVYESEDVSGRLTEQAARLLGLSKGVAVVGGGGDQAAGAVGNGIVKKGVISATMGTSGVVFAHSDEVQIDPEGRVHTFCHAVRNKWHVMGVVLSAGGSLQWYRNQLCEQQVASAKRKKIDPYQLITEQAAEAPAGSEGLFFLPYLTGERTPHADPDARAAWIGLSLRHGRPHLSRAVIEGATYAMRDSLEIIRELNIPVKEIRLSGGGARSKFWRQIQADIYGRKVVTINAEEGPAYGVALLAAAGTGAFKDVVEACSASIRVVESTNVNSKGKKVYNKAYPVFRKLYTSLKADFQDIKELLD; encoded by the coding sequence ATGGCTGTTTTTTTGGGCGTGGATATTGGAACGAGTGGAACAAAAACACTGGCAATGCAGGAAGATGGTACAATTCTTTCTTCTGCGACCGTAGAGTATCCACTCTATAGTCCTCGCCCCGGTTGGTCGGAACAGAATCCGGAAGATTGGTGGCAGGCCACGATCAAAAGTGTTCGCAAAGTTTTGAAAACAGGTAAAATCAAGCCTGTCGATGTCAAAGGCATTGGACTAAGCGGACAGATGCATGGAAGTGTTTTTCTCAATAAAAAACATGAAGTGATTAGACCAGCTCTGCTTTGGAACGATCAGAGGACCGCTGCGGAATGTGCTGAAATCGAACAGCGTGCCGGTGGACGGAAAAAACTGATCAACATGGTGGCAAATCCGGCTCTGACAGGTTTTACAGCCCCCAAAATTCTTTGGCTTCGCAATCACGAAAAGAAAAACTTTGATAAAACTGTCCAGGTTTTATTACCAAAAGACTATGTCCGATTTCGATTGACAGGAGAATTCGCGACCGAGGTCAGCGACGCCTCGGGAACGTTACTGTTGAATGTCAAACAGCGGAAATGGAGCCGTCCATTGCTGAGAAAATTGGAATTGGATGAATCGCTGTTGCCCGAAGTTTATGAATCAGAAGATGTCAGTGGACGTCTAACTGAGCAGGCTGCTCGATTGTTGGGCCTTTCTAAAGGTGTCGCAGTTGTGGGAGGAGGCGGAGATCAGGCCGCCGGTGCTGTCGGTAATGGAATTGTGAAAAAAGGTGTGATCTCAGCGACCATGGGAACAAGCGGCGTTGTGTTTGCACATAGTGATGAGGTACAGATTGATCCTGAGGGGCGGGTGCATACTTTCTGTCATGCTGTGCGTAATAAGTGGCATGTGATGGGGGTGGTTCTCTCTGCGGGAGGCAGTTTGCAATGGTATCGAAATCAACTCTGTGAACAACAAGTGGCTAGCGCCAAACGAAAAAAGATCGATCCCTATCAACTCATTACCGAGCAGGCAGCTGAAGCTCCCGCCGGAAGTGAAGGCTTGTTTTTCTTACCTTATCTGACGGGTGAACGAACTCCTCATGCAGATCCTGATGCTCGTGCTGCCTGGATTGGATTAAGCTTGCGGCATGGGCGTCCCCATTTGAGCCGTGCCGTGATTGAGGGAGCGACTTATGCCATGCGAGACTCCCTGGAAATTATCAGAGAGCTGAATATCCCTGTGAAAGAGATTCGGCTCTCAGGTGGTGGGGCCAGGAGCAAATTCTGGCGTCAAATACAGGCAGATATTTATGGTCGAAAAGTAGTGACAATTAATGCGGAAGAAGGTCCAGCCTATGGTGTCGCGTTATTAGCGGCTGCAGGGACTGGTGCTTTTAAGGATGTAGTTGAAGCCTGCTCAGCCAGCATTCGTGTCGTTGAGAGCACGAACGTAAATTCTAAAGGGAAAAAAGTATACAACAAAGCTTATCCTGTATTTCGTAAGCTCTACACATCGCTCAAAGCTGATTTTCAGGACATCAAAGAACTGTTGGACTAA
- a CDS encoding sulfotransferase family protein yields MTKPKQNNSGSTQGPFCVWSGIGITNFIKLMRLRPTIRPSGLFRLISSGLFSISNSCLGLLENLVFSRKVNRTELEPPVFIIGHWRSGTTLLHNLMSMDQQFIYPNMGAMLFPSHFLLTEPVFKHVLKYLLPKQRPMDNMPVNWDLPQEDETSIMLLHLMSPYLAIGFSDQPEVYDRYYELDQLTPKEEAIWKKTFLYFMKKLTYKEGIKKHILLKSPTHTFRIPFLLKMFPDARFIYIYRDPYKVYNSTLHLRRTMFGDNGFAPLNMQKLEEDMANIYLNHLDVYDRDRKTVPEGQLHEVRFEELEADPVGELRKVYEHLNLSGFDDLETNMQPYLKDQKSYKKNKYEMDAAQEKKIYERWQKAFEMFGYDRLPSEQLVKARVAS; encoded by the coding sequence ATGACTAAACCCAAGCAAAATAATAGTGGATCCACTCAAGGCCCTTTTTGTGTCTGGTCGGGGATTGGAATCACTAATTTCATCAAGCTAATGAGGCTGCGTCCCACAATTCGTCCATCGGGCTTGTTTCGTTTGATTTCTTCCGGGTTGTTTAGTATTTCCAACTCCTGTCTGGGCTTATTGGAAAATCTGGTCTTCAGTCGCAAAGTCAATCGGACGGAATTAGAACCCCCCGTATTTATCATCGGTCATTGGCGAAGTGGTACAACGCTACTCCATAATCTTATGTCGATGGATCAACAGTTCATTTATCCTAATATGGGAGCAATGCTGTTTCCTTCACATTTTCTGTTAACAGAACCTGTATTTAAACATGTTTTGAAGTATTTGTTACCAAAACAGCGCCCCATGGATAATATGCCGGTGAATTGGGATTTACCTCAGGAAGATGAAACTTCCATCATGCTACTCCACCTGATGTCACCCTATCTGGCGATTGGTTTTAGTGATCAACCTGAGGTTTATGATCGCTATTATGAGTTGGATCAACTGACGCCGAAAGAAGAAGCAATTTGGAAAAAAACATTTTTATACTTTATGAAGAAACTGACCTACAAGGAAGGTATAAAAAAACACATTCTCTTGAAGTCACCTACTCACACATTCCGAATACCATTTCTGCTCAAAATGTTTCCCGATGCTCGTTTCATTTATATTTATCGGGATCCTTACAAAGTTTATAACTCAACTTTACATTTACGCCGTACCATGTTTGGCGATAATGGCTTTGCTCCTCTCAACATGCAAAAGTTAGAAGAGGATATGGCCAATATTTATCTAAATCACTTGGATGTTTATGATCGCGATCGGAAAACAGTACCAGAAGGTCAATTACACGAAGTTCGCTTTGAAGAACTCGAAGCCGACCCTGTGGGAGAATTGAGAAAAGTTTACGAGCATCTGAATCTTTCCGGCTTTGATGATCTAGAAACAAATATGCAGCCTTATCTGAAAGATCAAAAGTCGTATAAGAAAAATAAATACGAAATGGATGCAGCTCAGGAAAAGAAAATTTACGAGCGTTGGCAAAAAGCATTTGAGATGTTCGGTTATGATCGCCTGCCTTCTGAACAATTAGTGAAAGCACGCGTTGCTTCCTAA
- a CDS encoding sugar porter family MFS transporter encodes MTFQHSKGFPPPPIKDADIVTDTIPGIIVGTLLVLFGAGLIQLHRTSWFHRQLDADLSDDDLSFFSKQYRRRMQTSGLLILIGFLIVVGDAPYMPWKSYPGLFAAYWGGILLIAFWVILSAIGDMSASRIRSSTMISRIQDQQRLLEKQILELREKKQQTTDKKSHPESEQ; translated from the coding sequence GTGACATTTCAACATTCAAAGGGATTTCCTCCACCACCAATCAAGGATGCAGATATTGTGACAGATACGATCCCGGGCATCATCGTCGGAACGCTTTTGGTTCTCTTTGGAGCAGGGTTAATTCAACTACACCGTACGTCCTGGTTTCACCGTCAACTCGATGCAGACCTCAGTGATGACGATCTCAGTTTTTTCTCAAAACAATACCGCAGACGCATGCAAACTTCAGGTCTGCTGATTCTGATTGGTTTCCTGATCGTAGTGGGGGATGCACCTTACATGCCCTGGAAATCTTACCCGGGCTTGTTTGCAGCGTACTGGGGAGGCATTCTCTTGATTGCGTTCTGGGTCATTCTGTCTGCTATTGGAGATATGAGCGCATCCCGGATCCGGTCTTCCACAATGATTTCTCGAATTCAGGACCAACAGCGCTTACTGGAAAAACAGATTCTGGAACTGAGAGAAAAAAAGCAGCAAACGACTGATAAGAAGTCTCATCCAGAATCAGAGCAATAA
- the cydB gene encoding cytochrome d ubiquinol oxidase subunit II, with protein sequence METLWYILLLLMISTYLVLDGFDLGVGVLHLFIAKNRQEQKQVIQSIAPVWDGNEVWLIAAGGTMMLAFPAFLSSMFSGFYLPLTMVVWLLLFRAISIELPHYFSDSLWVHFWNIMLFVSSGLLIVILGAALANIFRGVPLNAEGTFFEPLWTDFRISKQTGILDWYTVLSGVTSASIFLHHGSLWLVAKTDGLVQQRARKCATSFWLTTVGLTIVTLIASYVVQPHTKENFATHSWLIFLPLGALFFLAGSLFFRINNWNMAAFLCSSFFMYLLLFSGAAALYPYILPGLNPEYSLTIFNTSPPPEELQTTLYWWIPGVILVGIYFTIMFRSLPKVISVISNQEHH encoded by the coding sequence ATGGAAACCCTCTGGTATATCCTGTTGTTATTGATGATCTCGACCTATCTTGTGTTGGATGGTTTTGATCTGGGTGTTGGTGTGTTACATCTATTTATCGCTAAGAATCGACAGGAACAAAAACAGGTTATCCAGTCGATTGCACCTGTCTGGGATGGAAATGAAGTCTGGTTGATTGCCGCTGGCGGAACAATGATGTTGGCCTTTCCCGCATTTTTGAGTTCCATGTTTAGTGGGTTTTATCTCCCTTTGACCATGGTTGTCTGGCTGTTACTCTTTCGAGCAATCAGTATCGAGTTACCTCACTATTTTTCTGATTCCCTCTGGGTCCATTTTTGGAACATCATGTTGTTTGTTTCCAGTGGCTTGCTCATTGTGATTCTGGGAGCGGCATTGGCCAATATCTTTCGAGGAGTTCCGTTAAATGCAGAAGGGACTTTCTTTGAGCCTCTCTGGACGGATTTTCGAATTAGCAAACAGACAGGAATTCTTGACTGGTACACAGTTCTCAGCGGTGTCACTTCTGCTTCGATTTTTTTGCACCATGGTTCACTTTGGCTCGTTGCTAAAACTGATGGTCTCGTTCAACAGCGCGCTCGGAAATGTGCAACCAGCTTTTGGCTGACGACTGTCGGATTGACCATAGTGACTCTCATTGCCAGTTATGTCGTTCAACCGCACACCAAAGAAAATTTTGCTACTCACTCATGGCTCATCTTTCTCCCCCTGGGAGCTCTTTTTTTCTTGGCGGGTTCACTTTTCTTTCGAATCAATAACTGGAACATGGCCGCGTTTTTATGTTCTTCCTTTTTCATGTATCTGCTTTTATTTAGTGGCGCGGCCGCCCTTTATCCTTATATCCTTCCTGGCTTAAACCCTGAATACAGTTTGACTATCTTCAATACATCTCCTCCACCAGAAGAATTACAGACAACACTTTATTGGTGGATTCCCGGTGTCATATTAGTTGGCATTTATTTTACGATTATGTTCCGTTCTCTACCGAAAGTCATTTCTGTGATATCGAATCAGGAGCACCATTAA
- a CDS encoding cytochrome ubiquinol oxidase subunit I: MIDSLLLHRVQFAFTVSYHYLFPQLTMGLALLIFILKSIGLCGHPWADTAARFWLKIFGLTFLMGVVTGIPLEFQFGTNWSQLVKSTGSILGQTLAMEGMFAFFLESTFLYLLIFGEKKLGKMAHWGVSFLLLFGTWLSGYFIVCTNAFMQHPVGYRISEDGVYHLTSIGALLSNPWAIKQYLHTMTGSVITGSFTMSAIAAYYLLKGQHVELTRRYLKVSVIVGLFSSIIAAVPTGDWEAKQVQKHQPIKFAAMEGHFHTEDGAGLILIGQPNMDELKIDNPVIIPKALSFLTHASWNAKVKGLTEYDRELWPDNVELLYFSYHIMAGLGTLFIALMGISAFLLWQRRLYTNRVILWLLMLSLPFPFIANTAGWFTTEIGRQPWVIYGLMKTADGASQNVSQGNVLFTLLGFMGLYLFLSVLYFFLATRIINQGPEPIDTDQPDLATEGGT; encoded by the coding sequence ATGATTGATTCACTTCTTCTGCATCGCGTCCAATTTGCTTTTACCGTTTCGTATCACTATTTGTTCCCGCAATTAACGATGGGTTTAGCGCTGTTGATCTTTATTCTCAAGAGCATCGGGCTGTGTGGCCACCCGTGGGCAGATACCGCAGCTCGCTTCTGGTTAAAAATCTTCGGTCTCACATTTCTCATGGGAGTTGTCACGGGAATCCCCCTTGAATTTCAATTTGGTACAAACTGGTCACAGCTCGTCAAATCGACAGGATCCATTTTGGGACAGACTTTGGCGATGGAGGGAATGTTTGCCTTTTTTCTCGAGTCGACGTTTCTTTATCTGTTAATTTTTGGAGAGAAAAAACTCGGAAAAATGGCTCATTGGGGTGTTTCATTTTTATTACTTTTCGGTACATGGTTAAGCGGTTATTTCATTGTCTGCACCAATGCCTTCATGCAACACCCTGTTGGATATCGAATTTCCGAAGATGGAGTTTATCACCTCACAAGTATTGGAGCACTGCTCAGTAATCCCTGGGCAATCAAACAATATCTGCATACGATGACTGGCTCTGTGATCACAGGTAGCTTTACGATGTCAGCGATTGCCGCCTATTATTTATTAAAGGGGCAACATGTTGAATTGACTCGGCGGTACCTTAAGGTCTCAGTTATCGTCGGACTTTTCTCCAGCATTATTGCTGCAGTCCCGACTGGCGACTGGGAAGCAAAACAGGTACAGAAACATCAGCCCATCAAGTTCGCAGCGATGGAAGGCCACTTTCATACTGAAGATGGCGCTGGCTTAATTCTCATAGGCCAGCCAAATATGGACGAACTCAAAATTGACAATCCCGTTATCATTCCCAAAGCACTTTCTTTTTTGACGCACGCCAGCTGGAATGCAAAAGTGAAAGGCCTCACAGAATACGATCGAGAGCTCTGGCCAGACAATGTAGAACTCTTGTATTTTTCGTATCATATCATGGCGGGGCTCGGAACATTGTTTATTGCCTTAATGGGAATAAGCGCGTTCCTGCTTTGGCAACGAAGGTTATATACCAATCGCGTAATACTCTGGCTCTTAATGCTGTCACTCCCATTTCCTTTTATTGCGAATACGGCTGGTTGGTTCACCACAGAAATCGGTCGCCAGCCCTGGGTGATCTACGGTTTGATGAAAACGGCTGATGGAGCATCCCAAAATGTTTCGCAAGGTAATGTTCTCTTCACATTATTGGGTTTTATGGGCCTTTACCTGTTTTTATCAGTACTCTACTTTTTTCTCGCAACACGTATCATTAATCAGGGACCAGAACCAATTGATACTGATCAACCTGATTTAGCAACTGAGGGAGGAACTTAG